The following proteins are co-located in the Heliorestis convoluta genome:
- a CDS encoding methyl-accepting chemotaxis protein, whose product MDKTTNSLQIKIMVPVLVLFALIMVGMSLFIYNQTVKSKQQQGIVFTETVRLSFENAMTARQTAEEVMEREMLGQAALLSLLVEKGTNHNELVQLAERAGIDEFWITDGSGVNILTNVGPDIDFDFGADPKGQAYEFMDLITGLRDQVSQPAMIRDITPDLYKYVGVTGWSDERIVQVGRNGLLLEALEEAIGVDFLLEQLQKDLTGEVLFAGLLDQDGTFLVATKGEASSFDLFDQGKATFYEGTDIAFLSGHYLGIKATFYQAPLQDGKTLVIAYSNDILTYIRNTTIIAALAGLLLGGLSLFFIVNQQMKPLHQLNEALQAIREGDGDLTKRLQFKSNDEIGSLAHSTNAMIETLQKTLQKVKAATEEYNEASHNMQKITEEVSMANQQVAEETQQVSMDAQESDQKLKEMNGQINEMASFVSQVAQIAEETNSSTAKANAIVKKGRTVLADANDKIQQIDNNNETNNQIIDRLAAKSKQIEDILIMISQIAAQTNLLALNAAIEAARAGESGRGFAVVAEEVRKLAEDSVGSTEEISKIVKDIQGEIGNIVEKRSKYNEDIKAGLQSFGTVEEVFDQIDASSQEVVGRIMTITEKNQLLASRWDDLVNQVEAVRQSSKRTVGNAENIAAVTEEQAAAMTEITNSAAFLVSTSEELDKVLAGYKV is encoded by the coding sequence ATGGATAAAACTACGAACTCGTTGCAAATAAAAATTATGGTGCCTGTGCTGGTTCTCTTTGCCTTGATTATGGTAGGGATGTCTTTGTTTATCTACAATCAAACGGTGAAGAGCAAGCAGCAACAAGGCATCGTTTTTACGGAGACAGTGCGTCTCTCTTTTGAAAATGCCATGACGGCCCGTCAGACAGCGGAAGAAGTGATGGAGCGAGAAATGCTTGGTCAGGCTGCCTTGCTATCTTTGCTCGTAGAGAAAGGCACCAACCATAACGAACTGGTGCAACTCGCGGAACGAGCCGGCATTGATGAGTTTTGGATTACCGATGGAAGTGGCGTCAATATTTTAACCAATGTAGGGCCGGACATCGATTTTGACTTTGGTGCAGATCCGAAGGGGCAAGCCTATGAGTTTATGGATCTGATCACAGGCCTGCGAGATCAAGTAAGCCAGCCTGCGATGATCCGAGATATTACACCGGATCTGTACAAATACGTGGGTGTCACCGGTTGGTCCGATGAGCGGATTGTGCAAGTCGGTCGCAATGGTCTATTGCTAGAAGCCTTAGAAGAGGCCATTGGCGTCGACTTTTTGTTGGAACAACTGCAAAAAGATCTTACAGGAGAAGTCCTCTTTGCCGGCCTTCTTGATCAAGATGGTACATTTTTAGTAGCTACAAAAGGGGAAGCGTCGTCCTTCGATCTCTTTGACCAAGGAAAAGCCACTTTTTATGAAGGAACCGATATTGCCTTCCTTTCTGGTCATTATCTGGGGATTAAAGCGACCTTTTATCAGGCGCCCTTGCAAGATGGAAAGACACTGGTAATTGCTTACTCGAATGATATCTTAACCTATATTCGGAATACCACGATCATAGCGGCACTGGCGGGCTTGCTGCTCGGTGGTTTGTCACTCTTTTTTATCGTCAATCAGCAAATGAAACCGCTACATCAATTGAATGAGGCCCTGCAAGCGATTCGTGAAGGTGATGGTGACTTAACAAAACGTTTGCAATTCAAAAGCAACGATGAGATTGGCAGCTTGGCTCATTCAACGAACGCGATGATCGAGACATTACAAAAGACATTGCAAAAAGTAAAAGCGGCTACAGAGGAGTACAACGAGGCTTCTCACAATATGCAGAAGATTACGGAAGAAGTATCTATGGCCAACCAGCAAGTGGCCGAAGAAACGCAGCAAGTATCTATGGATGCACAAGAATCAGATCAGAAGCTGAAAGAAATGAACGGACAAATCAATGAAATGGCTTCTTTTGTAAGTCAAGTGGCTCAAATTGCAGAAGAGACAAACAGCTCTACCGCCAAAGCCAACGCTATCGTCAAAAAAGGCCGCACCGTCTTAGCCGATGCCAATGATAAAATTCAGCAAATTGACAATAACAATGAGACTAATAACCAGATCATCGATCGCCTCGCCGCCAAATCAAAACAGATTGAAGATATTTTAATTATGATCAGTCAAATTGCTGCCCAAACCAATCTCTTGGCACTCAACGCAGCCATCGAAGCCGCACGAGCTGGCGAATCAGGAAGAGGCTTTGCCGTTGTGGCTGAAGAAGTGCGCAAACTGGCCGAAGACTCCGTAGGATCGACAGAAGAAATTAGTAAAATTGTTAAAGATATTCAAGGTGAGATTGGCAATATTGTAGAGAAAAGAAGCAAATATAATGAAGATATCAAAGCAGGCCTCCAATCTTTTGGCACTGTCGAAGAAGTTTTCGATCAGATTGATGCTTCTAGCCAAGAAGTGGTAGGGCGTATTATGACAATCACGGAAAAGAACCAACTTTTAGCGAGTCGCTGGGATGATCTGGTTAACCAAGTGGAAGCAGTACGACAGTCTTCTAAGCGCACAGTAGGTAATGCTGAAAACATTGCAGCCGTGACAGAAGAGCAAGCAGCTGCCATGACGGAAATTACCAACTCTGCAGCTTTTCTTGTATCGACATCGGAGGAATTAGATAAAGTTTTGGCCGGCTATAAGGTGTAA
- a CDS encoding MutS family DNA mismatch repair protein: MTFQKEKHYKAQPQTDGSRQSKDPIKALYEERRKDFQEKYNEAKSKFDRIVSLRLIAAFTTIALFGYGYYYNEPIAFGGAILVAVAFFVLIRKHGETEKSMLFYKQMVQLNKQAIQRLQDQWYHFPKDGTAYLEEEHPYAGDLNIFGRGSLFQHINATTTYEGEKKLAQLLSGAMTPEERPATAKASAKQELLRTLEERQQAVQELANLLDWRQQFQIAGLEGQPKTEQQQDQERQTIKDPQKIIAWLESPRIKLGKAQKLLIIVLPLLTLSTFILANFQILSSTIPTILLLLQIIYVALTGRGTNSAYNLTEGAVEELQRYAALLRKVEEQSFQAPLLKAMSEPIQHHQEGAAEQLKKLSQIVEWSYFRHSPVLHFILNNLLFWDLHVLQRLEQWKEKNGTALQSWLDSISQFEVLSSLAILAHDHPDWAYPQVVETEQRLRIEAEELGHPLLGNKTRVCNNAIFAHNQTWIITGSNMSGKSTFLRTIGINLVLAYTGAPVCARALTCSPMHIYTSMRIQDDLENHTSTFYAELKRIKAIVDASQQDRPLLFLIDEIFRGTNSKDRIAGAKKVITRLSKDNTIGLVTTHDLELSALAEEKEGLIKNYHFTDRIIENQLHFDYRLREGVSTTTNAMALMKMVGLE; encoded by the coding sequence ATGACTTTTCAAAAGGAAAAACACTACAAGGCCCAGCCTCAGACAGATGGTTCTAGGCAGTCGAAAGATCCAATCAAGGCGCTCTATGAAGAACGAAGAAAAGACTTTCAAGAAAAGTACAACGAAGCCAAAAGCAAGTTCGATCGTATCGTCTCGCTACGCCTCATTGCAGCCTTCACAACCATCGCACTCTTCGGCTATGGTTACTACTATAATGAACCTATCGCCTTCGGTGGCGCCATTCTTGTGGCCGTCGCTTTTTTTGTTCTTATCCGCAAGCATGGTGAAACAGAAAAAAGCATGCTTTTTTATAAACAGATGGTTCAGCTTAACAAGCAAGCGATACAAAGGCTTCAGGACCAGTGGTACCATTTTCCCAAAGACGGCACAGCCTATCTAGAAGAAGAACATCCCTATGCGGGGGACCTCAATATCTTCGGTCGAGGTTCCTTATTCCAACATATTAACGCAACAACAACCTATGAAGGCGAAAAAAAACTAGCCCAGCTACTATCAGGAGCAATGACGCCTGAAGAAAGGCCGGCAACCGCAAAAGCATCGGCAAAGCAAGAACTACTCCGAACCTTAGAAGAGAGACAACAAGCTGTGCAGGAACTGGCCAACTTGTTAGACTGGCGGCAACAGTTTCAGATCGCGGGCTTAGAAGGTCAACCAAAGACAGAGCAACAGCAAGATCAAGAAAGGCAAACAATAAAAGATCCCCAAAAAATTATTGCTTGGCTAGAAAGTCCACGGATCAAGCTAGGGAAAGCACAAAAACTTCTCATTATCGTGCTACCGCTCCTCACCCTATCTACCTTCATTCTCGCCAACTTTCAAATTCTATCTTCTACCATCCCCACCATACTACTTCTTCTACAAATTATCTACGTCGCCCTAACCGGTAGAGGCACAAATAGCGCCTACAATCTCACAGAAGGAGCCGTTGAAGAGCTACAACGCTACGCCGCCTTGCTACGCAAAGTAGAAGAACAATCTTTCCAAGCGCCTTTGCTAAAAGCGATGAGCGAACCGATTCAACACCATCAAGAAGGTGCAGCAGAACAACTCAAAAAGCTGTCCCAAATCGTAGAATGGTCTTACTTCCGTCACTCGCCAGTACTTCATTTTATACTGAACAACTTGCTCTTCTGGGATCTTCATGTCCTTCAACGACTAGAACAATGGAAAGAAAAAAACGGTACAGCCTTGCAAAGTTGGCTTGATTCGATTTCCCAGTTCGAAGTGCTTTCCAGTCTGGCTATTTTAGCCCACGATCACCCCGACTGGGCCTACCCACAAGTCGTAGAGACAGAGCAAAGGCTACGCATAGAAGCAGAAGAACTGGGCCACCCCTTACTTGGCAATAAGACACGTGTATGTAATAATGCTATCTTTGCCCACAATCAGACCTGGATCATAACAGGGTCCAACATGTCCGGCAAAAGCACCTTTTTGCGGACCATCGGGATTAATCTGGTCCTAGCCTACACAGGTGCACCCGTTTGTGCTCGCGCCCTTACGTGTTCGCCCATGCATATCTATACAAGCATGCGCATACAAGACGATCTAGAAAACCATACTTCCACTTTCTATGCTGAACTCAAGCGAATCAAAGCCATTGTCGATGCTTCACAACAAGATAGGCCCCTTCTTTTTTTGATCGATGAAATCTTCCGTGGCACCAACTCCAAAGATCGCATCGCCGGTGCGAAAAAAGTAATAACGCGTCTAAGCAAAGACAATACCATCGGCCTGGTCACAACACACGATTTAGAGCTGAGCGCACTGGCCGAAGAGAAGGAAGGCTTGATCAAAAACTATCACTTTACCGATCGCATCATCGAGAATCAACTACACTTTGACTATCGTTTACGAGAAGGCGTGTCGACGACTACCAATGCCATGGCCTTGATGAAAATGGTCGGCTTGGAGTAG
- the aroF gene encoding 3-deoxy-7-phosphoheptulonate synthase — MIVVMKLNATEEEILAVEKRLKDGGLSGHLIRGVNRIVIGAVGDERQVIASLGLEALSAVEKVVPIMKPFKLVSREAKEMPTIIEVKDAKFGGEHLAIIAGPCAVESINQVMTAAEKIKAAGGQVLRGGAYKPRTSPYAFQGMEEKGLEILQQAGHEYGLATVTEVIDQPSLDLACRYVDMVQIGTRNMQNFRLLQAVGKVRKPVILKRGLSATIEEWLMAAEYIMSEGNEQVILCERGIRTFETYTRNTLDLSAIPLIKDLSHLPIIVDPSHATGSAKLVSSMAKAAVAAGVDGLLIEVHPEPCKALCDGPQSLDPEQFATLTTDLRRLAQAVDRKIS; from the coding sequence ATGATTGTGGTTATGAAGCTTAATGCAACAGAAGAAGAAATCTTAGCGGTAGAAAAAAGATTAAAAGATGGTGGTTTATCAGGACATCTTATTCGCGGTGTCAACCGCATTGTTATTGGCGCCGTAGGCGATGAAAGACAAGTCATTGCTTCTCTTGGTCTAGAAGCTTTGTCAGCCGTTGAAAAAGTAGTGCCTATTATGAAGCCTTTCAAGCTGGTCAGCCGAGAAGCCAAAGAAATGCCAACGATTATAGAAGTAAAAGATGCAAAATTCGGTGGTGAACATCTGGCCATTATCGCAGGACCCTGTGCAGTTGAAAGTATAAACCAAGTCATGACGGCCGCAGAAAAGATCAAAGCAGCAGGCGGTCAAGTCTTGCGCGGTGGCGCCTACAAGCCTCGAACATCGCCTTACGCCTTTCAGGGCATGGAAGAAAAGGGCTTAGAAATATTACAGCAAGCCGGTCACGAATATGGCTTGGCCACCGTTACAGAAGTCATCGATCAGCCGAGCCTCGATCTCGCTTGTCGCTATGTCGATATGGTGCAAATCGGTACACGCAATATGCAAAACTTCCGTCTCTTACAAGCTGTCGGCAAAGTACGCAAGCCTGTTATCTTAAAGCGAGGTCTATCAGCAACCATAGAAGAGTGGCTAATGGCAGCCGAATATATCATGTCTGAAGGCAATGAACAAGTTATTCTTTGTGAACGAGGCATCCGTACCTTCGAGACCTACACACGCAATACCCTTGACCTAAGTGCCATTCCACTGATTAAAGACTTGTCTCACTTGCCCATTATCGTAGACCCCAGCCACGCAACAGGCAGCGCCAAACTTGTTAGCTCCATGGCCAAAGCCGCCGTAGCTGCAGGCGTCGATGGCTTACTCATCGAAGTTCACCCCGAACCATGCAAAGCCCTTTGTGATGGACCACAATCACTCGATCCCGAACAATTCGCCACCCTTACAACAGACCTACGTCGCCTCGCCCAAGCCGTGGACCGCAAGATTTCCTAA
- a CDS encoding methyl-accepting chemotaxis protein — protein MNWLRNQKVGQKITLLLLLMAFSITIVGGTGFYFMKNMSDRAHDMYEDRTLPILWLNSGRGFARLIEARTLELIITDDIDRMQYLARDIEERLALLERDIVDYEQTHLLPYEAERIGPLKESMEEFKTELLRTLALAIIGEKEAAYEHYLQTTMEPATRANELRRELAEYNAEVAQQLNNDIYREFSTASVVMTIVGFGALLGSILIGVAISRMIVNPLKDVQQLMALAGEGDLSVQGKVESRDEMGEMMAIFNKMIGQQAEIVDHVRKASIELAAGSEQTAASTEEVSTASQEVAYAIQKVAQEADQGSQAIVNVSEVLIELSSLIQMAKDQALIAEKHSISTLEAAKKGQETVAETIDRMEIIKNKTVETEATMKTLEDYSKQIGVITEMITNIASQTNLLALNAAIEAARAGESGKGFAVVAEEVRKLAEQSNEGAKEVANLVKKIATATSTAMETTHESRRASEQGVLVVAQAGQSLRYIVEAVDGTERAIGDIVTLTEDEVAGSEKIVELINTVATVIENMANDAMHVAASTEETTAALETVAASTEEASAMAAELQSSMERFTIQVKSIDQMSSLEVLNMAKSDHLIWKVRIQNLLKGQGQVNSEELTSHQQCRLGKWYFSDRNPFKNDPDFIAMNGPHEQVHTAARSAAEAYAAGRQRDAERYFKELESSSTLVLMYLDRLIKKASS, from the coding sequence ATGAACTGGTTACGAAATCAAAAAGTAGGCCAGAAGATCACCTTATTACTCCTACTCATGGCCTTCTCCATCACCATTGTCGGTGGTACGGGGTTTTACTTCATGAAAAATATGTCTGACCGGGCTCATGACATGTATGAAGACCGTACATTGCCTATCCTTTGGCTTAACAGTGGTCGAGGTTTTGCTCGTTTAATTGAAGCTCGCACACTGGAATTAATCATAACCGATGATATCGATCGCATGCAGTACTTAGCGCGAGATATTGAAGAGAGATTGGCTCTTTTGGAACGAGATATTGTCGATTATGAACAAACGCACCTTTTGCCTTATGAAGCGGAGCGCATCGGACCCTTGAAAGAGAGCATGGAAGAGTTCAAGACAGAGTTACTACGAACGTTGGCGCTAGCCATTATCGGAGAAAAAGAAGCTGCCTACGAACATTACCTGCAAACCACAATGGAGCCTGCCACAAGAGCCAATGAGTTGCGCCGAGAGTTGGCCGAATATAATGCCGAGGTGGCACAGCAACTAAATAATGATATTTATCGCGAATTTTCAACAGCTTCTGTGGTGATGACCATTGTTGGATTTGGCGCACTGCTTGGAAGCATTCTGATCGGTGTTGCCATCTCTCGTATGATTGTGAATCCTCTGAAAGATGTCCAACAACTGATGGCTTTAGCCGGTGAAGGAGATCTATCCGTTCAAGGGAAGGTAGAGTCGCGCGATGAGATGGGCGAGATGATGGCCATCTTTAACAAAATGATTGGGCAGCAAGCAGAAATTGTTGATCATGTGCGCAAAGCTTCTATCGAGCTGGCAGCAGGTTCTGAGCAAACAGCCGCTTCTACGGAAGAAGTGTCTACAGCGAGCCAAGAAGTGGCCTATGCCATACAGAAAGTAGCGCAAGAAGCCGATCAAGGAAGTCAGGCTATTGTCAATGTTTCCGAAGTCTTGATAGAGCTTTCTTCTTTAATTCAAATGGCCAAGGATCAAGCTTTAATTGCTGAAAAACACTCTATCAGTACCTTAGAAGCTGCTAAGAAAGGTCAAGAAACAGTCGCTGAGACGATAGATCGCATGGAAATTATCAAAAACAAAACAGTAGAAACGGAAGCCACGATGAAGACCTTAGAAGACTACTCAAAGCAAATTGGCGTTATTACCGAAATGATTACCAACATTGCTAGCCAAACCAATTTGCTCGCTTTGAACGCAGCCATCGAAGCGGCTCGTGCGGGTGAGTCTGGCAAGGGCTTTGCTGTCGTCGCTGAGGAAGTAAGAAAGCTCGCTGAACAATCGAATGAAGGTGCCAAAGAAGTCGCCAATCTTGTTAAGAAAATTGCTACCGCCACCTCAACGGCCATGGAAACGACACACGAAAGCCGCCGGGCCTCAGAACAAGGTGTCCTAGTAGTAGCCCAAGCAGGCCAATCACTGCGTTATATTGTAGAAGCGGTTGATGGAACTGAAAGAGCGATTGGCGATATTGTGACTTTAACAGAAGATGAAGTGGCAGGCTCTGAAAAAATTGTTGAACTGATTAATACTGTCGCCACCGTCATTGAAAATATGGCCAATGATGCGATGCATGTAGCCGCATCGACGGAAGAGACAACAGCAGCCTTAGAAACGGTAGCAGCTAGCACAGAAGAAGCCAGTGCCATGGCGGCTGAGCTGCAATCCTCTATGGAAAGGTTTACAATTCAAGTCAAATCAATCGATCAAATGTCCAGTCTGGAAGTTCTAAATATGGCCAAATCCGATCACTTGATTTGGAAAGTGCGCATTCAAAACCTACTAAAAGGACAGGGGCAGGTTAATTCTGAAGAATTAACTTCCCACCAACAGTGTCGCTTGGGCAAATGGTACTTTAGCGATCGCAACCCTTTCAAGAATGACCCCGACTTTATTGCCATGAATGGCCCGCACGAGCAAGTCCACACTGCCGCTCGAAGCGCCGCAGAAGCTTATGCTGCCGGTAGACAACGTGATGCCGAGAGATATTTCAAGGAGCTTGAAAGCAGTTCAACCCTCGTTCTCATGTATCTTGACCGTTTGATCAAAAAAGCTTCTTCTTAG
- a CDS encoding sirohydrochlorin cobaltochelatase encodes MNEKGKKAILVVSFGTSYAETRKVTIEAIENRVREEYPDWEVRRAFTSKKIIKVLKERDQLQVDTVQQALERLQAEGYNMVAVTSLHVIPGIEYEEVEAVIKQFQDKKAFQAIGLGLPLLYSMGQEGMTDDFTKALDALETQLPKTEEGEALVLMGHGSPHPTHAYYIVLQYKAEKRGLKNLYFYTVEGGPSLEEVLAELQQKDITKATLIPFMLVAGDHAHNDMAGDEEDSAKSQLEAAGIAVHVYMRGLGENKAFQDMYMERLQNTIEALIAEAT; translated from the coding sequence GTGAATGAAAAAGGGAAAAAAGCCATCCTCGTCGTTTCTTTCGGTACTTCCTATGCCGAGACACGGAAGGTAACGATTGAAGCCATTGAAAATAGAGTGCGTGAAGAATATCCTGACTGGGAAGTTCGACGCGCTTTTACCTCGAAAAAGATTATTAAAGTGCTTAAGGAGCGCGATCAATTACAAGTAGACACGGTACAGCAAGCCTTAGAGCGCCTGCAAGCAGAAGGCTACAACATGGTAGCCGTAACGTCTCTACATGTCATTCCAGGCATTGAATATGAAGAAGTAGAAGCTGTCATCAAGCAATTTCAAGACAAAAAAGCGTTCCAAGCAATCGGCTTAGGGCTTCCGCTTCTATATTCCATGGGACAAGAAGGCATGACCGATGACTTCACCAAAGCACTGGACGCGCTCGAAACACAGTTACCAAAGACAGAAGAAGGGGAAGCCCTTGTCCTGATGGGCCATGGCTCACCCCATCCTACCCATGCTTACTATATCGTCTTACAATATAAAGCAGAAAAAAGAGGCTTAAAAAACCTCTACTTCTATACGGTAGAAGGCGGTCCATCGCTAGAAGAAGTGCTAGCAGAACTCCAGCAAAAGGATATCACCAAAGCCACACTCATTCCTTTCATGCTCGTAGCAGGCGATCATGCTCATAACGACATGGCCGGTGACGAAGAAGACTCCGCCAAATCCCAGCTAGAAGCAGCAGGCATTGCCGTCCATGTGTACATGCGTGGTTTGGGGGAGAATAAAGCGTTTCAAGATATGTATATGGAGCGGCTACAAAATACTATCGAAGCGCTTATAGCCGAAGCTACCTAA
- the cobI gene encoding precorrin-2 C(20)-methyltransferase, whose product MSAIFYGIGVGPGDPELLTHKATRILGQVDVIIAPKSRDDRASLALQIVQAYLRPQVTVHTLLFPMTYEQETLDAAWQEIIQTITKALDQGQSVAFITLGDPMLYSTYIYMHKLVQAQNYPTEIIPGIPSFCAAAARTGQPLAEGKEHLTIVPAISESDDLDSLFAQADNLVLMKVYKEKDQIIDRLEKHGLKDQATLISRCGLDGEIIVNNLDEIRSKPVNYLSLILARRKPQK is encoded by the coding sequence ATGTCGGCCATTTTTTATGGGATCGGAGTAGGACCGGGTGATCCGGAGTTGTTAACCCATAAGGCGACGCGCATTCTAGGGCAGGTGGATGTGATTATTGCGCCGAAAAGTCGTGATGATCGAGCGAGCCTGGCTCTGCAGATTGTGCAAGCCTATCTAAGACCACAAGTAACTGTACATACTCTGCTCTTTCCGATGACCTATGAGCAAGAGACACTCGATGCGGCCTGGCAGGAGATTATCCAGACAATCACGAAAGCGCTGGATCAGGGCCAGTCGGTAGCCTTTATTACCCTTGGGGATCCCATGTTATACAGCACCTACATATATATGCACAAGCTTGTGCAAGCGCAAAATTATCCTACCGAAATCATACCGGGCATTCCTTCTTTCTGTGCCGCTGCCGCGCGAACAGGGCAACCGCTCGCTGAAGGCAAAGAGCATCTCACCATCGTTCCTGCAATTTCAGAAAGCGACGATCTAGACAGTCTTTTTGCCCAGGCCGACAACCTGGTTTTAATGAAGGTCTATAAAGAAAAGGATCAGATCATCGATAGACTGGAAAAGCATGGGCTCAAAGATCAAGCAACCTTAATCAGTCGCTGTGGCCTTGATGGAGAAATCATCGTCAACAACCTCGATGAGATTCGCTCTAAGCCCGTCAATTATCTGTCCTTGATTCTAGCTCGACGGAAGCCACAAAAATAA